From a region of the Paenibacillus sp. R14(2021) genome:
- a CDS encoding response regulator — translation MHGSYDSVLVIFSYLVAVVASYTVLDLAGRISTSRGRNRWLWLLFGAVAMGMGIWSMHFVGMLALSFTVPVAYNLWLVFISVLVAIAASFAALHIVGGSRFGLRQLLSGGFLLAAGISAMHYIGMAAMQVDITYDPLYFALSIVIAIAASNAALWLSFYFRKEGGIGDVWKKIGSGLIMGAAVVGMHYTGMLAASFHMGTKMGMASGQMLEQKWLAYFISGGTLFTLGMSLLGIYISNRFSYKDNEIQEKSNEIYMINLELRQLNDNLEELVTERTAQLERAHDEAIEANRVKSQFLANMSHELRTPLNAIIGYSEMLKEEAEDLGEVTFVEDLGKISKAGNHLLALINDILDISKVEAGKMEMYYETCDLEEMVQDVLTTVQPLIVSNGNRLETSAVQGEITTDMTKLRQILINLISNAGKFTKEGTISLDVFRESRASQEGYAFRIKDTGIGMTTEQVEKLFQPFTQADSSTTRKYGGTGLGLAISQSFSSLMGGSISVESEMGAGSAFTCWLPVSPSSSETISPQAVEYEAVEMNHASILLIDDEPYNQQLMRRYFAKEGWTMAFAESGEEGLRLSKKLRPKVICLDILMPGMDGWSVLSALKNDPELRDIPVVIWSMTNDKQLAFTLGASEFLTKPVQRDQLIDVLDKYVSNRSDRSILVIEDDATTSELMTKLLQKEGYTVMQAGNGRIALEGMAQDVPAMILLDLMMPEMDGFQFVAELRKQESYKDVPIVVITAKSITSEDRLRLHGFVKSVVQKGSFNHKSLIAEIGQFIAAAQEKQE, via the coding sequence ATGCACGGTTCGTACGATTCCGTATTGGTAATTTTCTCTTATCTTGTAGCCGTCGTCGCCTCCTATACCGTTCTCGATTTGGCGGGGAGAATCAGCACCTCCAGGGGAAGGAATCGCTGGCTGTGGCTCTTGTTCGGCGCGGTTGCCATGGGCATGGGCATTTGGTCGATGCATTTTGTCGGAATGCTGGCGCTGTCGTTCACTGTTCCAGTCGCCTATAATCTATGGCTTGTATTCATATCGGTGCTGGTGGCAATAGCCGCATCGTTCGCTGCGCTGCATATTGTCGGCGGCAGCCGGTTCGGTCTTCGCCAGCTCCTCTCCGGTGGGTTTCTGCTCGCGGCCGGTATCTCGGCGATGCATTATATCGGGATGGCGGCGATGCAGGTCGATATCACCTATGATCCGTTATATTTTGCGCTATCCATCGTGATCGCGATTGCCGCCTCCAACGCAGCGCTTTGGCTGTCGTTCTACTTCCGTAAGGAAGGCGGCATAGGAGACGTCTGGAAGAAAATTGGAAGCGGTTTAATTATGGGAGCCGCCGTCGTCGGTATGCATTATACGGGGATGCTGGCCGCCAGCTTTCATATGGGAACCAAGATGGGTATGGCCTCCGGTCAAATGCTGGAGCAGAAATGGCTGGCGTATTTCATCTCGGGCGGCACCTTGTTCACGCTTGGCATGTCGCTGCTTGGGATCTACATCTCCAATCGCTTCTCGTATAAAGACAATGAGATTCAGGAGAAGAGCAATGAGATTTACATGATCAACCTAGAATTAAGGCAGCTGAACGATAACCTCGAGGAGCTTGTTACGGAGCGCACCGCACAGCTGGAGAGGGCGCATGACGAAGCGATCGAAGCCAATCGGGTCAAGAGCCAGTTTCTGGCCAACATGAGCCACGAGCTGCGTACGCCGCTTAACGCCATCATCGGCTACAGCGAAATGCTCAAGGAAGAGGCGGAGGACCTCGGGGAAGTGACCTTCGTCGAGGATCTTGGCAAAATCAGCAAAGCCGGCAATCATCTGCTTGCACTAATTAATGATATCCTGGATATTTCGAAAGTCGAAGCCGGCAAGATGGAGATGTACTACGAAACCTGCGACCTGGAGGAAATGGTGCAGGATGTACTTACGACCGTCCAGCCGCTGATCGTAAGCAACGGCAACCGCCTCGAGACAAGCGCCGTACAAGGCGAGATTACGACGGATATGACGAAGCTTCGGCAAATTCTGATCAATCTGATCAGCAACGCGGGCAAGTTCACCAAGGAAGGCACGATCAGCCTGGACGTCTTCCGCGAGTCCCGCGCCAGTCAAGAGGGCTATGCCTTCCGCATTAAGGATACTGGAATCGGCATGACGACCGAACAGGTGGAGAAGCTGTTCCAGCCGTTTACGCAGGCAGATTCCTCGACCACCCGCAAATACGGCGGAACCGGTCTTGGACTTGCCATCAGCCAGAGCTTTAGCAGCCTGATGGGCGGCAGCATATCGGTCGAAAGCGAGATGGGGGCCGGAAGTGCGTTCACCTGCTGGCTGCCTGTGTCGCCATCCAGCTCGGAGACCATCTCGCCGCAGGCGGTTGAATACGAGGCGGTAGAAATGAATCATGCCAGCATTCTTCTGATTGACGACGAGCCCTACAACCAGCAGCTCATGCGGCGGTATTTCGCCAAAGAAGGCTGGACGATGGCCTTTGCCGAGAGCGGCGAGGAGGGCCTCCGCCTGTCGAAGAAGCTACGCCCGAAGGTGATCTGCCTGGACATTCTAATGCCCGGAATGGACGGGTGGAGCGTATTGTCGGCACTGAAGAACGACCCGGAGCTGCGCGATATTCCCGTCGTCATCTGGTCGATGACCAATGACAAGCAGCTTGCCTTTACGCTGGGCGCTTCGGAGTTTCTGACGAAGCCGGTGCAGCGGGACCAGTTGATCGATGTGCTGGACAAGTACGTCTCGAACCGCAGCGACCGTTCTATTCTTGTTATCGAAGACGACGCTACGACGAGCGAGCTGATGACCAAGCTGCTGCAGAAAGAAGGCTACACGGTCATGCAGGCCGGGAACGGCCGGATTGCCCTCGAGGGCATGGCCCAGGATGTGCCTGCGATGATTCTGCTGGATCTCATGATGCCGGAGATGGACGGCTTTCAATTCGTCGCCGAGCTGCGCAAACAGGAGAGCTACAAGGATGTACCGATCGTCGTTATCACGGCGAAGTCAATCACTTCGGAAGATCGGCTGAGGCTGCACGGCTTTGTTAAGAGCGTCGTTCAAAAAGGCTCCTTTAACCACAAATCGCTCATTGCGGAAATTGGCCAATTCATCGCCGCCGCCCAAGAGAAGCAGGAGTGA
- the glyA gene encoding serine hydroxymethyltransferase encodes MENLRKQDPEILKALGLELQRQRDNIELIASENIVSEAVLEAMGSVLTNKYAEGYPGKRYYGGCEHVDIAEDIARNRAKELFGAEHANVQPHSGAQANMAVYLAALNPGDTVLGMNLAHGGHLTHGSPVNASGILYNFVSYGVNENTFTIDYEEVRKLAFKHRPRMIVAGASAYPRIIDFEALGKIADDVGALFFVDMAHIAGLVAAGLHPSPVPHAHFVTTTTHKTLRGPRGGMILCRKAWAAAIDKAVFPGSQGGPLMHIIAAKAVAFGEALQPSFKTYGKNVVDNAKALADALIAKGINIVSGGTDNHLMLIDLRNLNITGKDAEHVLDSVQITVNKNAIPFDPTSPFITSGIRIGTPAATSRGLGVEAMATIAEVIAMTLKNPKDEAVLEKARGMVSDLVSQYPLYPGMTY; translated from the coding sequence ATGGAAAACCTACGTAAGCAAGATCCGGAAATCTTGAAAGCACTTGGCCTTGAGCTGCAGCGCCAACGCGACAACATCGAGCTGATTGCATCCGAGAACATCGTATCCGAGGCTGTACTTGAAGCAATGGGTTCGGTACTGACGAACAAATACGCGGAAGGCTACCCGGGCAAACGTTACTATGGCGGCTGCGAGCATGTCGACATCGCTGAAGATATCGCGCGCAATCGTGCGAAAGAACTATTCGGTGCCGAGCACGCGAACGTTCAGCCCCACTCCGGTGCACAAGCGAACATGGCTGTATACTTGGCAGCATTGAACCCTGGCGATACCGTTCTGGGCATGAACCTCGCGCACGGCGGTCACTTGACGCACGGCAGCCCGGTTAACGCTTCCGGTATTCTATATAACTTCGTTTCTTACGGCGTAAACGAAAACACGTTCACGATCGATTATGAAGAAGTGCGCAAGCTGGCGTTCAAACACCGTCCGCGCATGATCGTCGCAGGCGCGTCGGCTTACCCGCGCATCATCGATTTCGAAGCGCTCGGTAAAATCGCTGACGACGTAGGCGCGCTGTTCTTCGTCGATATGGCGCATATCGCAGGTTTGGTTGCTGCAGGTCTTCACCCAAGCCCAGTGCCTCACGCGCACTTCGTTACGACGACAACGCACAAGACGCTTCGCGGACCTCGCGGCGGTATGATCCTGTGCCGCAAAGCATGGGCAGCGGCGATCGACAAAGCCGTATTCCCGGGCTCCCAAGGCGGTCCGTTAATGCACATCATCGCGGCCAAAGCCGTTGCATTCGGCGAAGCGCTGCAGCCTTCTTTCAAAACATACGGCAAGAACGTCGTGGACAACGCCAAAGCGCTTGCTGACGCCCTGATTGCCAAAGGCATCAACATCGTCTCCGGCGGCACGGACAACCATCTCATGCTGATCGATCTTCGCAACCTGAACATCACAGGCAAAGACGCGGAGCATGTGCTGGATTCCGTTCAAATCACGGTCAACAAGAACGCGATTCCGTTTGACCCAACAAGCCCGTTCATTACAAGCGGTATCCGCATCGGTACGCCTGCGGCGACTTCGCGCGGCTTGGGCGTGGAAGCGATGGCGACCATTGCGGAAGTTATCGCCATGACGCTTAAGAATCCGAAGGACGAAGCGGTGCTTGAGAAAGCGCGCGGCATGGTCAGCGATCTCGTATCACAGTATCCGCTGTATCCGGGCATGACGTATTAA
- a CDS encoding TIGR01440 family protein has protein sequence MELSRLSRDVETVVRELADVSGLRAGQLLVIGVSTSEVLGQRIGTSGTMETAEAIYAGVEAVRRELAFYPVFQCCEHLNRALVMERDAAERYGLELVSAVPVRRAGGSMAAYAFNHLQDACLTETVQAHAGIDIGDTFIGMHLKRVAVPVRPSIRSIGEAHLTMAYARPKLIGGERAVYARQTEQEAVTGSCD, from the coding sequence ATGGAATTGTCGCGGCTGTCCCGCGATGTGGAGACCGTGGTCCGCGAGCTCGCGGACGTCTCGGGCCTCCGCGCGGGTCAGCTGCTGGTCATCGGCGTATCGACGAGCGAAGTGCTGGGGCAGAGAATTGGGACCTCCGGCACGATGGAGACGGCGGAAGCGATTTATGCCGGCGTTGAAGCCGTGCGGCGCGAACTTGCGTTCTACCCCGTATTTCAGTGCTGCGAGCATTTGAACCGGGCACTCGTCATGGAAAGGGATGCCGCGGAGCGTTACGGGCTGGAGCTTGTCTCCGCTGTTCCCGTGCGCAGGGCGGGCGGCTCGATGGCAGCTTACGCATTCAATCATTTGCAGGACGCATGCCTGACTGAGACGGTACAGGCGCATGCGGGAATTGACATCGGCGACACGTTTATCGGTATGCATTTGAAGCGCGTGGCCGTTCCGGTCCGTCCTTCCATTCGTTCCATCGGCGAGGCGCATCTGACGATGGCGTACGCCCGTCCTAAGCTGATCGGCGGAGAACGTGCGGTTTACGCGCGACAAACGGAGCAAGAAGCCGTCACAGGCTCCTGCGATTAA
- the rpiB gene encoding ribose 5-phosphate isomerase B: MKIAIGADHGGYSLKEIVVPYIQSLGHEIIDLGCDCNVSVDYPDYAMPVCDHVVKGEADRGILICGTGIGMSIAANKVAGIRCALVHDLFSAQATREHNDTNVLAMGERVIGPGVAQEIIRIWLETPFSNSERHVGRLNKVKAIEDKYAHASKTE; the protein is encoded by the coding sequence ATGAAAATCGCCATCGGAGCAGACCACGGAGGCTACAGCCTCAAGGAAATCGTGGTGCCTTATATACAGTCGCTCGGCCATGAGATCATTGATCTCGGCTGCGATTGCAATGTGTCGGTCGACTATCCGGATTACGCGATGCCGGTATGCGATCATGTTGTGAAGGGAGAGGCCGACCGCGGCATCCTGATTTGCGGCACCGGCATCGGGATGTCGATTGCGGCAAACAAGGTCGCCGGCATCCGCTGCGCGCTCGTTCACGATCTGTTCTCGGCGCAGGCGACGCGGGAGCATAACGACACGAACGTGCTCGCGATGGGCGAGCGCGTGATCGGGCCAGGCGTTGCGCAGGAGATCATCCGCATCTGGCTCGAAACGCCGTTCTCGAACAGCGAGCGCCATGTGGGCCGCCTGAACAAAGTGAAGGCGATCGAGGACAAGTACGCGCATGCGTCTAAAACGGAATAA